CGGGCTTATACAACAGAAGCTGCCTTCACCAAAGGTTGGAAGAAGAATTATCAAGGGCAAAACGTTATAATTTACCTTTATCCACTATTTTGCTGGATATTGACTTCTTTAAAGTCGTAAATGATATCTATGGCTATGCATGGGGTGATGTGCTTCTTAAACAAATCACTGAAATACTTAAACGCAGAGCCAGAAAAGAAGATGTACTTACAAGATACGGCGATGAAGAGTTTATCCTTGTTCTTCCTAACACAACAGAAGAAAATGCCTATATTTTTGCGGAAAGAATCAGAAAAGACATAGAAGAAATGGAATTTATTCCTGAAGGAGAAGAAGAAAAGCATCCTGTTACTGTAAGCAGCGGCATTTCCAGCTATCCTTTCCTTTCTGCGATTGATGAAACAGCAGATACAATTATCAGATACTCAGAGCATGCTCTTTACGCAGCCAAAAAAAGAGGCAAAAATCAGGTTGTACTTTTCTCCCAGATGAATCTTGAAATTTAAGAAACTTTAAAACTGATATCATACAAAAAACCTCCGATAAAGTAATAAATTACGAAAACGGAGGTTTTTTGTATAAAATTATTTACAAATTCTATACTAATTGAGTTTCAAGATTTTGATGACTTTGCGAATTGATTTTCTTTCCAGCATCTATCCATTTCCAGCCTGTTGAAGTTTTTTCTGCCGAATAAATTTTGCCGGCTTCAAGATTTCTAAATTTATCTTCTCCAAGTGTGTCTTTTGAGATACTCACAGGAATTGAGGTTTTATTATCAATACCCACCTTAAATTGAACTTTCTGATCGTTGGTAATATTCTTGGTAATAGTTACATTTAATTTTTGACCATGCCATTTAACATTGTATGCGAGTCTGTTCCATCTATTAGGAAGAGTAGGAGCAAACGCTAAACCGTTTTCTTTAAGATCCAGACCGCCAAAGCCTTTTATCAAAGCTATCCATGTTGCTCCAAGAGTTGCAGCATGAATACCGCCTTTAGCATTGTTCATCACATCGTCAATATCCATCCCTCCTGATTGGATAAAATATTTGTATGCTTCTTCTTTTTTTCCAAGCCTACTGGCGATTTGACTATGTATACCTACACTCAAAGAACTGCCATGGCTTGTTTTTGGTTCATAGTAATCATAATTGGCTTGAATTATTTTTTGAACATCGATACAGGGAAAAATTTCTCGAAGTCTGTCAGGGAGTGCTGAAGCTATCATCAACACATCAGATTGTTTTACACCCTGATAAGCATTTGCATCCAGCGGCTCGCCATGTTCATCTAAAATATTTTTTTCCCTATTTTCTTTTTTTATTACAACATCAAATTTCTGCGCAGGTTCTTCTCCGTATTTTTCTCTAAAATACTTTAAATCAACAGGCGGCAGATCATTAAAACCCTTAAACTGTTCTATAACAAGATTTTTATAATTTTTAGACACATAAATTTTTTCTTTAGCCTCATCCCAGTCTTGTAGTTCCGAGTCCTGCAATTTTATTTTGTTTGATACTGTTTTATAGTCGGCAGGATATTTTTCTTTAAGGAAGAAAGCTACTTCTCTGGCTTTATCCAGATTATGTTTGATAAAAATGTTGGTATACGCATTATCATGGACACCTTCTTTTTCACCGTTGCTTTTTATAGCAAACTGTTCATGATATTCATCAGGACCAACAACATTTTTAGTATGAAGTTTGCCGTCATTTTCTTCTACAAGTATACTTCTTGAATATCTGGCAGTTTCAAACATAATT
The genomic region above belongs to bacterium and contains:
- a CDS encoding GGDEF domain-containing protein yields the protein MKNIIIYNSEGKSKLESQLLKGFDYSVIAKKIDEIKQAESLSPDLIILEGKQEVIEDVLVRNKISVPLLIATDKVLEIMVRAEAFDYILNPVDNTELMIRVANMLKIKELKDTIKTVSTTDELTGLYNRSCLHQRLEEELSRAKRYNLPLSTILLDIDFFKVVNDIYGYAWGDVLLKQITEILKRRARKEDVLTRYGDEEFILVLPNTTEENAYIFAERIRKDIEEMEFIPEGEEEKHPVTVSSGISSYPFLSAIDETADTIIRYSEHALYAAKKRGKNQVVLFSQMNLEI